The Cucumis melo cultivar AY chromosome 5, USDA_Cmelo_AY_1.0, whole genome shotgun sequence genome has a segment encoding these proteins:
- the LOC103495388 gene encoding disease resistance protein RUN1-like isoform X2, translated as MWNPHADSSFFVERNHFTIFFFIAFCFCERMGSSALPVESSSSSSSPNFLYYYDYDVFFSFRGEDTRSSFISHLHMALRLKGVNVFIDDKLKRGDQISESLLKSIERSRLSLVIFSKNYASSTWCLDELVKIIEYKKSKSQAVLPVFYKVDPSEVRKQTGGFGEALAKHEANKLLTNKIQPWKEALTFAAGLSGWDLANCKDEAELIQEIVKRVLSVLNPMQLLHVAKHPVGIDFRLRKIEELVSHIGSEGVNMVGMYGIGGIGKTTLAKALYNKIANQFEGCCFLQDVRREASKHGLVKLQETLLNDILKEDLKVVSRDRGINIIRSRLCSKKVLIVLDDVDDREQLEALVGGRDWFGRGSKIIVTTRNEHLLFSHGFDDQKHKIQELNQDHALELFSWHAFKKSHPSSNYLGLSERATNYCKGLSLALVVLGSFLRGRDQAEWNCILDEFETSLRKDIKDVLQLSFDGLEDKAKDIFLDISCLLVGEEYNCAKKMLSACHLNIDFGIMILVDLSLVTIETDRVQMHELIQQMGRSIVHNESSEPGKRSRLWLVQDIWEVFVNNSGTDAVKAIKLDLPNPTKLNVDPQAFRSMKNLRLLIIRNAQFCRKIKYLPNSLKWIEWRGFAHRSLPSCFITKNLVGLDLRHSSIKRFGKRLEGCERLKHVDLSYSTLLEQINDFSPASNLEELHLINCTNLGMIDKSVFSLYKLSVLNLDGCCNLQKLPRGYFMLSSLKELNLCYCKKLEKIPDLSAASNLKRLYLQECTNLRVIHESVGSLDKLNHLDLRQCTKLVKLPSYLRLKSLSNLLLSGCCKLESFPTIAENMKSLRELDMDFTAIKELPSSIGYLTNLSILKLNGCTNLISLPNTIYLLRNLENLLLSGCSIFGMFPHTWDPTIPTIQQVCSPSKMMETASWSLEFPHLLVPNESLCAHFTLLDLESCNISNAKFLELLCDVAPFLSDLRLSENKFSSLPSCLHKFMSLWNLELRNCKFLQEIPNLPENIQKMDASGCESLARNPDNIVDIISKKQDLTLGEISREFLLTGIEIPEWFSYKTTSNLVTASFRHYPDMERTLAACVSFKVNGDSSKRGAQISCSIFICSKLHSSFSRPFLPSKSEYMWLVTTSLAWGSMEVNDWNKVLVWFEVHEAHSEVNATITRCGVHVTEELHGIQMDVKWPMVNYADFYQLEKLQRILRIFFSKAF; from the exons ATGTGGAATCCCCACGCGGACTCTTCTTTTTTTGTAGAACGCAATCACtttaccattttctttttcattgcGTTTTGTTTTTGTGAGAGAATGGGTTCTTCTGCTCTTCCAGttgaatcttcttcttcttcttcttctcccaaCTTTCTCTATTACTACGATTATGATGTGTTTTTTAGTTTCAGAGGAGAAGACACTCGCTCCAGTTTCATCAGTCATCTTCATATGGCCTTGCGTCTAAAGGGAGTCAACGTCTTCATAGACGACAAACTCAAAAGGGGTGACCAAATCTCTGAGTCTCTTCTCAAATCTATAGAGCGATCTAGACTTTCACTCGTTATTTTCTCTAAAAATTATGCATCTTCAACTTGGTGTTTGGATGAACTGGTGAAAATAATTGAGTATAAAAAATCCAAAAGTCAAGCGGTTTTGCCGGTGTTCTACAAGGTGGATCCGTCCGAGGTTCGAAAACAAACCGGTGGGTTTGGGGAAGCATTAGCCAAACATGAAGCTAATAAGTTATTGACCAACAAGATTCAACCATGGAAGGAAGCTTTGACTTTTGCTGCTGGTTTGTCTGGTTGGGATCTAGCAAATtg CAAGGATGAGGCTGAACTTATCCAAGAAATTGTTAAACGAGTGTTGTCTGTATTAAATCCAATGCAATTACTACATGTAGCCAAGCATCCAGTTGGAATTGATTTTCGATTAAGGAAAATTGAGGAGTTGGTCTCTCATATTGGGTCCGAGGGTGTTAACATGGTGGGGATGTATGGCATTGGAGGCATTGGTAAGACCACTTTAGCTAAGGCTTTGTACAACAAAATTGCTAACCAATTTGAAGGATGTTGCTTTCTACAAGATGTTAGACGAGAAGCTTCAAAGCATGGGCTCGTTAAACTACAAGAAACCTTACTCAATGACATCTTAAAGGAGGATTTGAAGGTTGTCAGCCGTGATAGAGGAATTAACATCATAAGGAGTAGACTGTGTTCAAAGAAAGTTCTTATAGTTCTTGATGATGTGGATGATCGTGAGCAATTAGAAGCACTGGTTGGTGGTCGTGATTGGTTTGGTCGAGGTAGCAAAATCATTGTGACGACAAGGAATGAGCATTTACTTTTTAGCCATGGATTTGATGATCAAAAGCATAAAATTCAAGAATTGAATCAAGATCATGCTCTTGAACTTTTTAGTTGGCACGCTTTTAAGAAAAGCCATCCATCAAGTAATTATCTAGGCCTTTCAGAACGTGCTACAAATTATTGTAAAGGTCTATCTTTGGCACTCGTTGTTTTGGGTTCTTTCCTTCGTGGCAGAGATCAAGCAGAATGGAACTGTATATTAGATGAATTTGAAACCTCTTTGAGAAAAGATATTAAAGATGTTCTTCAATTAAGTTTTGATGGACTTGAAGACAAAGCAAAGGATATTTTCCTTGATATTTCTTGTTTACTTGTGGGAGAAGAATACAATTGTGCTAAAAAAATGTTGAGTGCATGCCATTTGAACATAGATTTTGGAATTATGATACTCGTGGATCTTTCACTTGTTACTATTGAAACGGATAGAGTGCAAATGCATGAGTTAATACAACAAATGGGTCGTAGCATAGTTCATAATGAATCATCTGAGCCTGGAAAGAGGAGTAGGTTGTGGTTGGTGCAGGACATTTGGGAGGTGTTTGTTAATAATTCA GGAACAGATGCAGTTAAAGCCATAAAGTTGGACTTGCCTAATCCCACAAAGCTAAATGTAGATCCACAAGCATTTAGAAGCATGAAAAATTTGAGATTGCTTATCATTCGAAATGCACAATTTTGTAGAAAGATTAAGTACCTACCTAATAGCTTAAAGTGGATTGAGTGGCGTGGATTTGCTCATCGATCTTTGCCGTCATGCTTCATTACCAAAAATCTTGTTGGACTTGATTTGCGACATAGCTCCATCAAAAGATTTGGGAAAAGGCTCGAG GGTTGTGAAAGGTTGAAGCATGTTGATCTTAGCTACTCTACTTTATTAGAGCAAATTAATGATTTCTCTCCGGCATCAAATCTTGAAGAATTGCATCTCATCAATTGCACAAATTTAGGAATGATAGATAAGTCTGTTTTTTCTCTCTATAAGCTTAGTGTCCTAAACCTTGATGGTTGTTGTAACCTTCAAAAGCTTCCAAGAGGCTATTTCATGTTAAGTTCTCTTAAAGAATTGAATCTCTGTTACTGCAAAAAGCTTGAAAAAATTCCAGACTTATCTGCAGCATCAAACCTTAAGAGATTGTATCTCCAAGAATGCACAAATTTAAGAGTGATTCATGAATCTGTTGGATCTTTGGATAAGCTTAATCATCTGGACCTTAGACAATGCACTAAACTGGTAAAGCTTCCAAGCTATCTCAGGTTAAAGTCTCTTTCCAATTTATTACTTTCTGGGTGTTGTAAGCTTGAAAGCTTCCCAACAATTGCTGAAAACATGAAATCTTTAAGGGAATTGGATATGGATTTTACTGCCATAAAGGAGTTACCTTCATCAATTGGATATCTTACTAACCTTTCTATATTAAAACTTAACGGTTGCACAAACCTCATCTCCCTTCCCAATACAATTTATTTGTTAAGGAATCTTGAGAATCTTCTTCTTAGTGGCTGTTCTATATTTGGAATGTTTCCCCATACATGGGACCCAACCATCCCAACCATCCAACAAGTATGCTCTCCTTCAAAAATGATGGAAACAGCTTCCTGGAGCTTAGAATTTCCCCATTTACTAGTACCAAATGAAAGTTTATGTGCCCATTTCACTTTGTTGGATCTTGAATCTTGCAACATATCAAATGCAAAATTTTTAGAATTATTATGTGATGTTGCCCCTTTCTTATCTGATCTACGCTTGTCTGAAAACAAATTCTCTAGTTTACCCTCATGTCTCCACAAGTTCATGTCCTTGTGGAATCTTGAATTAAGGAATTGCAAGTTTCTTCAAGAAATTCCAAACCTTCCTGAGAATATACAAAAAATGGATGCCAGTGGTTGTGAATCGTTGGCTCGAAATCCAGATAACATTGTGGATATAATATCAAAAAAACAG GACCTCACATTGGGTGAGATTTCAAGAGAGTTTTTATTAACGGGGATTGAGATTCCAGAATGGTTCAGCTATAAGACTACATCCAATTTAGTGACAGCTAGCTTTCGTCACTATCCAGACATGGAAAGAACTTTGGCTGCCTGTGTTAGTTTCAAAGTGAATGGAGATTCATCTAAAAGAGGAGCCCAAATTTCATGTAGTATATTCATCTGCAGTAAACTCCATTCTTCATTTTCAAGACCATTTCTTCCATCAAAATCAGAATATATGTGGTTAGTAACAACTTCTCTAGCGTGGGGTTCCATGGAGGTGAATGATTGGAATAAAGTTTTGGTCTGGTTTGAGGTTCATGAAGCACATAGTGAGGTTAATGCAACTATAACAAGGTGTGGTGTTCATGTCACTGAAGAGCTCCATGGGATACAAATGGATGTCAAGTGGCCGATGGTAAATTATGCTGATTTTTATCAACTGGAGAAATTGCAAA GGATATTGAGGATCTTCTTCTCAAAAGCTTTTTAG